The Flavobacterium piscisymbiosum genome includes a region encoding these proteins:
- the rseP gene encoding RIP metalloprotease RseP, which yields MDIVIKLSQFLLSLSLLIILHELGHFIPAKLFKTRVEKFYLFFDVKYSLLKKKIGETEYGIGWLPLGGYVKISGMIDESMDKDQMALPPQPWEFRSKPAWQRLIIMLGGVTVNFILAFIIYIGMAFAYGETYVANADLKDGVLIENPAMLKAGFKTGDKLISIDGKKVENFDKELNMNVIMAKEVLIERNGQQQTIKMPTDFVDQLSKQEKGLLVSMRTPFAIAAVTPESGNTALKPKDLIISLNGQDARYFDQVKTILENNKGKTIPAVVLRDLKQVPVTVKVSEAGVLGVSVGGLNIESLAKLGYYKVSTKNYSFFESIPVGLTKGKDQLVGYGKQLKMIFNPETKAYKQVGGFAAIFNIFPSTWSWEAFWTITALLSIMLGVMNLLPIPALDGGHVMFLLYEIISGRKPSDKFLENAQIVGFVLLITLLLFANGNDIYKAIVK from the coding sequence ATGGATATAGTTATCAAACTCTCTCAATTTCTATTGAGTTTATCTTTACTTATTATTCTTCACGAATTAGGGCATTTTATCCCTGCAAAATTATTTAAAACAAGAGTCGAAAAATTTTACTTATTTTTTGATGTTAAATATTCCCTGTTAAAAAAGAAAATTGGCGAAACCGAATACGGAATTGGTTGGTTACCACTTGGAGGTTATGTAAAAATCTCCGGAATGATCGATGAAAGTATGGACAAGGATCAAATGGCTTTGCCACCGCAACCGTGGGAATTTCGTTCTAAGCCAGCCTGGCAACGTTTGATTATTATGTTGGGTGGAGTTACTGTAAACTTTATTCTGGCATTCATTATATATATAGGAATGGCGTTTGCTTATGGCGAGACGTATGTAGCAAATGCTGATTTGAAAGATGGTGTTTTGATCGAAAACCCAGCAATGCTTAAAGCTGGTTTTAAAACTGGTGATAAACTTATTTCTATAGATGGAAAAAAAGTTGAAAATTTCGACAAAGAGTTAAACATGAATGTTATAATGGCGAAGGAAGTCCTGATCGAAAGAAACGGGCAACAACAAACCATAAAAATGCCAACTGATTTTGTTGATCAGTTATCAAAACAGGAAAAAGGACTTCTTGTAAGCATGAGAACTCCGTTTGCAATTGCTGCTGTTACTCCTGAATCTGGAAACACAGCTTTAAAACCAAAAGATTTAATTATTAGTCTTAACGGACAAGATGCAAGATATTTTGATCAGGTTAAAACGATTTTAGAAAATAATAAAGGAAAAACAATTCCTGCTGTTGTTTTGCGTGATCTAAAGCAAGTACCTGTTACAGTTAAAGTTTCTGAAGCTGGTGTATTAGGTGTTAGTGTTGGCGGTTTAAATATCGAATCTCTAGCAAAATTAGGCTACTATAAAGTAAGTACTAAAAACTATAGTTTCTTTGAATCAATTCCGGTTGGGTTAACAAAAGGGAAAGATCAATTAGTTGGATACGGAAAACAGCTTAAAATGATTTTTAATCCTGAAACAAAAGCTTACAAACAAGTAGGTGGTTTTGCAGCGATTTTTAACATTTTCCCTAGTACCTGGAGTTGGGAAGCATTTTGGACAATCACTGCTTTATTGTCGATTATGCTTGGAGTTATGAATTTATTGCCAATTCCGGCTCTTGATGGTGGTCATGTGATGTTTTTATTATACGAAATAATTAGCGGCCGAAAACCAAGTGACAAATTCCTTGAAAATGCCCAAATCGTTGGTTTCGTTCTACTTATAACATTACTTTTGTTCGCTAACGGAAATGATATTTATAAGGCAATTGTTAAGTAG
- a CDS encoding aminopeptidase C: MNTFSFKSVLAASVFFVGATGCFAQDILVNSLKLNASEKSKENFKFTDVINLGTTSVKLQGSSGTCWSYSTNSFLESEMIRLGKQPVELSQIYSARNVYVEKGVNYVRMHGAVTLGDGGALHDVINMYKKYGTVPREVYTGLNYGTDKNKFGEMAAMIEGVLTAVVKNPNGELTPNWKKAYAAVIDSYLGTVPENFAYKGKNYTPQTFAKEVVGINPDEYVEISSFTTSPYYEKTTMMVPDNWSFDQVYNVKVNDMTDVIDNALKKGYTVAWATDVSEKSFSWKNGVAYVPTKKFDDMTAEEKADMFNGPKAEPEITPEMRQAAFDNYTTTDDHGMHIIGIAKDQTGKEYYIVKNSWGATNDYKGYLFVTKNFVKYKTTALLLNKGGIPTDIAKKLGV; this comes from the coding sequence ATGAATACATTTTCATTCAAATCAGTACTTGCTGCTTCGGTTTTTTTTGTTGGAGCAACCGGCTGTTTTGCACAAGACATTTTAGTGAATTCACTAAAACTGAATGCAAGCGAAAAAAGTAAAGAAAACTTTAAATTCACTGACGTAATCAATTTAGGAACTACTTCTGTAAAACTTCAGGGTTCATCAGGAACATGTTGGAGTTATTCTACGAACTCTTTCTTAGAGTCAGAAATGATTCGTTTAGGAAAACAACCGGTAGAATTGTCTCAGATTTACTCTGCAAGAAACGTTTATGTAGAAAAAGGAGTTAATTATGTACGTATGCACGGAGCTGTTACTTTAGGTGATGGTGGAGCATTGCACGATGTAATTAATATGTATAAAAAATACGGAACTGTACCAAGAGAAGTTTACACAGGATTAAACTACGGAACAGATAAAAATAAATTTGGTGAAATGGCAGCAATGATCGAAGGTGTTTTGACAGCTGTAGTTAAAAACCCGAATGGAGAATTAACGCCAAACTGGAAAAAAGCCTACGCTGCAGTTATCGATTCTTATTTAGGAACTGTACCGGAAAACTTCGCCTACAAAGGGAAAAATTACACACCACAAACGTTTGCTAAAGAAGTAGTAGGAATTAATCCTGATGAGTATGTAGAAATTTCATCGTTTACAACCTCTCCGTATTACGAAAAAACAACCATGATGGTACCGGACAACTGGTCATTTGATCAGGTTTACAACGTAAAAGTAAATGACATGACTGATGTTATCGACAATGCTTTGAAAAAAGGATATACAGTAGCTTGGGCAACAGATGTAAGCGAGAAAAGCTTTAGTTGGAAAAACGGTGTAGCTTATGTACCAACAAAGAAATTTGATGATATGACTGCCGAAGAAAAAGCAGACATGTTCAACGGACCAAAAGCTGAACCTGAAATCACGCCAGAAATGCGTCAGGCTGCGTTTGATAACTACACTACAACAGATGATCACGGAATGCACATTATTGGTATTGCAAAAGATCAAACCGGAAAAGAATATTACATCGTAAAAAATTCATGGGGAGCAACAAACGACTACAAAGGATACTTGTTTGTAACTAAAAACTTTGTGAAATATAAAACAACTGCTTTGTTACTAAACAAAGGAGGAATTCCAACGGATATTGCTAAGAAGTTAGGGGTCTAA
- a CDS encoding ATP-binding cassette domain-containing protein produces MFQIDIKNKSYKNKTVLENISISIPKSGIYGVVGKNGEGKTTLFRCIMGLTSFIGSIAHETENSFHGKIAWCPTEPVIYDELTAKEFAVFYQELLNIENSDFQMFDVPQDKLIKTFSTGMKKKAYMNAVFQKEYDIYIFDEPFNGLDLESNYVLMNYIRQLSKKSIVFICSHILETLYKDCDSIFLVKNTKIQEFEKFEYSMIEEELFLK; encoded by the coding sequence ATGTTTCAAATTGACATAAAAAATAAATCCTATAAGAACAAAACGGTTTTAGAAAACATTTCGATTTCTATACCTAAAAGCGGTATCTATGGGGTTGTAGGGAAAAATGGAGAAGGAAAAACTACATTATTTAGGTGCATAATGGGCTTAACTTCTTTTATTGGTTCTATTGCTCATGAAACAGAAAATTCTTTTCATGGCAAAATAGCATGGTGTCCTACTGAACCCGTAATTTATGATGAATTGACGGCAAAAGAATTTGCCGTTTTTTACCAGGAATTATTAAATATTGAGAATAGTGATTTTCAGATGTTTGATGTTCCTCAGGATAAACTCATCAAAACTTTTTCGACAGGAATGAAAAAGAAAGCTTATATGAATGCTGTTTTTCAGAAAGAATATGATATCTATATTTTTGACGAACCTTTTAATGGACTTGATTTAGAGTCTAATTATGTACTGATGAATTATATCAGACAATTATCAAAAAAAAGTATTGTCTTTATTTGTTCTCATATTCTGGAAACTCTTTATAAAGATTGTGATAGTATATTCTTAGTAAAAAACACTAAAATACAGGAGTTTGAAAAATTTGAATATTCTATGATCGAAGAGGAACTGTTCTTAAAATAA
- a CDS encoding class IIb bacteriocin, lactobin A/cerein 7B family, with translation MELELINLEDLNLVELNVQETQEIEGGIIPLIIAVSLLWGTHNAY, from the coding sequence ATGGAATTAGAATTAATTAATTTAGAAGATTTAAATTTGGTAGAGCTTAATGTTCAGGAAACACAGGAAATTGAGGGTGGAATTATTCCATTAATAATTGCAGTTTCTTTATTATGGGGAACGCATAATGCGTATTAA
- a CDS encoding AraC family transcriptional regulator, translating into MFELEKEKYLGNTKNIFNNKQGIAVVETEYQQKVYEGWHSHNNAHITLFLKGGTAEKRKNSSTVVGPGSLLFYHSDELHLNQDTLFPSKNINIEIEENLLKELQISEAIIEKSTRNTTLTKFLILKIFKESMVADPFSADTINMLFAQLSNANTHLEKYEKSPFWVKSLNELLNDCWNENPNLLDLAQVLNLNPITISKHFPKYFGCTLGEYMRRIKIDRSLSLIESNQTNLTEIGFQCGFADQSHFIRTFKNQTGFLPKQFQKL; encoded by the coding sequence ATGTTCGAACTCGAAAAAGAAAAATATTTGGGTAATACCAAAAATATCTTCAACAACAAGCAAGGCATTGCGGTTGTCGAAACAGAGTATCAGCAAAAGGTTTACGAAGGATGGCATTCGCATAATAATGCGCACATTACACTTTTCCTGAAAGGCGGGACGGCCGAAAAACGAAAAAACTCCAGTACGGTTGTGGGCCCGGGCTCTTTATTATTTTACCACAGCGACGAATTACATCTTAATCAGGATACTCTTTTCCCTTCTAAAAACATCAATATCGAAATAGAAGAAAACCTATTGAAAGAACTTCAAATCTCTGAAGCTATTATCGAAAAATCTACCCGAAATACTACGCTTACTAAATTTTTGATTCTCAAGATTTTTAAAGAATCGATGGTGGCTGATCCTTTTTCCGCCGATACGATCAATATGTTATTTGCACAATTATCGAATGCTAACACGCATTTGGAAAAATATGAAAAAAGTCCGTTTTGGGTAAAGAGTTTAAACGAATTACTGAATGATTGCTGGAACGAAAATCCAAACCTGCTGGATTTGGCTCAGGTTTTAAACTTAAATCCTATCACGATATCCAAGCATTTTCCTAAATATTTTGGCTGTACTTTAGGTGAATATATGCGCCGCATAAAAATAGACCGTTCGCTTTCGCTGATAGAGTCTAACCAAACTAATTTGACCGAAATTGGTTTTCAATGCGGATTTGCAGATCAAAGTCATTTTATAAGAACTTTCAAAAATCAAACGGGATTTTTACCCAAACAATTTCAAAAATTATAA
- a CDS encoding DUF3267 domain-containing protein, with translation MREIYIESKKVHIIGILLSVPIILIFISIIFLRWDEVFKQNLKEIKESLLIFDNKKANTILILLAPNLILVIGIIIHELIHGIFMGLFSKNGWKSVRFGFIKKQLMPFANCLEPLTSKQMLVVSLAPFFILGLLPSLYGMLFGDLFCFFIGFSMTLGAVGDFIYSHLIFKTGLNHKLLDHKSKVGFIIID, from the coding sequence ATGAGGGAGATTTATATTGAATCTAAAAAAGTGCATATAATTGGAATACTGCTTAGTGTTCCAATTATTTTAATATTTATTTCTATTATATTTTTAAGATGGGATGAAGTTTTTAAGCAAAACTTGAAAGAAATAAAAGAATCGCTATTAATATTTGATAACAAAAAAGCCAATACAATCTTGATTTTATTAGCACCAAATTTAATTCTTGTAATAGGGATTATAATTCATGAGCTTATTCATGGCATCTTTATGGGTCTTTTTTCTAAAAACGGTTGGAAGTCGGTACGATTTGGGTTTATAAAAAAACAGTTAATGCCGTTTGCAAATTGTCTCGAGCCATTAACATCAAAGCAAATGTTGGTTGTGTCTCTGGCGCCTTTTTTTATATTGGGTTTATTACCTTCCTTATATGGGATGTTATTTGGTGATTTGTTTTGTTTTTTCATTGGCTTTTCTATGACTTTGGGAGCGGTTGGTGATTTTATTTATTCTCATTTAATATTTAAAACTGGTTTGAATCACAAACTTCTGGATCATAAAAGTAAAGTTGGCTTTATTATTATAGACTAA